Sequence from the Ancalomicrobiaceae bacterium S20 genome:
GCCGGCCGAGCGCGACGCGCTGAAGCGGCACCTGATCGGCAAGGGCGTCGATGAGGAGGCGATGATCGCGGCCGGGCTCCTGATCAAGCCCGACGACGGCCGGCCGACCTACGACCGATTCCGCAATCGCCTGATGATCCCGATCCAGGACGATCGCGGCCGGGTGGTCGCCTTCGGTGGTCGCGCGCTGTCGCCCGACGACAAGCCGAAGTATCTGAACTCGCCGGAAACCGAGCTTTTCCACAAGGGGCTCATGCTCTTCAACGGTCACCGCGCCCGCGCGGCGGCCTATGAAGAGGGCGCGGTCGTCGTGGTCGAGGGTTATCTCGACGCGATCGCGGTCTTTCAGGCCGGTGTCAGGGCGGTGGTCGCGACACTCGGTACCGCCTTCACCGAGGATCATATCCAGCGGCTCTGGAAGCTTGCGCCCGAGCCGGTCATCTGTTTCGACGGCGATCGCGCCGGCATCGGCGCCGCGCATCGGGCGATCGACCGCATCCTGCCGCAGCTGAAGAGCGGCTACTCGTTCAATTTCGCCTTCCTGCCGGACGGCAAGGATCCGGACGAGCTGGTCCAGTCCGGCGGCAAGGACGCGTTCCTCGCCGAGATCGGCAGGGCGCAGCCGCTCGCCGACGTGCTGTGGGACCGCGAGACGGTCGGCACCTCGATCGACACGCCGGAGCGCAAGGCGGCGCTCGAAAAGCGTTTTGAGGATCTGACCGGCGAGATCAAGGACGCGCGCGTCCAGAAGAGTTATCGGCTGCGCTACCGGCTGCGGCTGTCGAACCTTTTCTGGCAGTCCGAACGCGGCGAGCGCGGTGGCTGGCGCGGCGGCCGCGGCGCCGGCGACCAGCCGCGGCCGGTTCCCGGCTCGACCGACGTCAGCCTGCCTGAACGTCTGGGCGAACTCGTCGGCATCGAGCGCATCGTGCTCGGGCTCATGGTCGAGTTTCCGGAGCTGTTCGAAGCCGCGATCGAGCGCACCATCGGCATCGACATGGGGCTCGAGCCGCACGAGGCGTTCAAGCGCGAACTCTACCGGATCGCGACCGAGTTCGACGACCTCTCGGTCTCGACCTTCTATTCCGGCATCGACCAGCGGTTCTTCTTCCTGCTCAAGGAGATCCACGGCGACGAGCTCGCCGATGGCGACCGGCGCGTCGTGGTGCATCGCGGGCACCGGCTGCGCGAGCGGCTGCCGATCCTGCGCTTCCATCCGCCGGTCACCTATGTCGAGGCGCTGCTCTGGCACTTCCTCGACCGGATTGAGCTGCGCCACATGGAGAGCGATCTCGAACACGCATTCTCGCAGGTCGGCGCGGACTGCACGCTCGAGGACGAGGCGCGCATCCTCGGCCTGTCGCGTGAGATCGGGCGGCGGCGCGAGGAGTTCGCGCGCCGCGAGCAGGAACTGGCCGAAGAGGCCAAGCTGATCCGCGCCGCTTTCGGCTCCGGTACCGCGCCGGGCACGCCGCTCCTGACCCACCAGCGCTGAGGTCGGAGCCGGCCCCCGGAGCCACGCCGGTTCCGAGCCTGCGCCGCGTCCATGGGCGCGAACGGCTCTGCGCCAATTTACTTACAAATACTTCCGCAACGTCATTTTGCCGTTCGGCCGGGGTTTCCGCGCTCGGGCCCGGCCGTTGGTCGCGCCGTCGTGCGAAAAATCAGTGGATCACGACGAAATCATACCGAAACGCGCTTCGAATCCCGCGGGACAACCATCAAAAGTGTAACCGAATCGGTAGGTTAGCATATGAACATTTTTTGACCATTTTTCGTGGCCAGCGTCCCGG
This genomic interval carries:
- the dnaG gene encoding DNA primase; the protein is MKFPPAILDEIRARLPVSEVVGRRVKLRRQGREFAGLSPFNPEKTPSFFVNDQKGFYHCFSSGKHGDVFRFLMETEGLSFPEAVERLASEVGVALPKPDAREERRERERASLADVCEMAARFYEEALRLSGGDEARRYVVKRALRPETLKEFRMGFAPAERDALKRHLIGKGVDEEAMIAAGLLIKPDDGRPTYDRFRNRLMIPIQDDRGRVVAFGGRALSPDDKPKYLNSPETELFHKGLMLFNGHRARAAAYEEGAVVVVEGYLDAIAVFQAGVRAVVATLGTAFTEDHIQRLWKLAPEPVICFDGDRAGIGAAHRAIDRILPQLKSGYSFNFAFLPDGKDPDELVQSGGKDAFLAEIGRAQPLADVLWDRETVGTSIDTPERKAALEKRFEDLTGEIKDARVQKSYRLRYRLRLSNLFWQSERGERGGWRGGRGAGDQPRPVPGSTDVSLPERLGELVGIERIVLGLMVEFPELFEAAIERTIGIDMGLEPHEAFKRELYRIATEFDDLSVSTFYSGIDQRFFFLLKEIHGDELADGDRRVVVHRGHRLRERLPILRFHPPVTYVEALLWHFLDRIELRHMESDLEHAFSQVGADCTLEDEARILGLSREIGRRREEFARREQELAEEAKLIRAAFGSGTAPGTPLLTHQR